In the Telopea speciosissima isolate NSW1024214 ecotype Mountain lineage chromosome 2, Tspe_v1, whole genome shotgun sequence genome, one interval contains:
- the LOC122652472 gene encoding uncharacterized protein LOC122652472, which yields MPALQMKTKPNMSCLTEGHGLRVSNKSCKISKNSSLQVRISQQEAELDTSLQNSQDVSSNIEVSQQDMGHDKVFDDSKLGDGGPLQFQVSPLSSVDSAAVSRTDLTSTLCNPDLETIFSPSLESPTFPSNLETIFSPGLEPNDVQSIPEVQNYAVGSDEVPDVPHLIADESDDGSSSSSDYQTCNVSDFFISDMSLAGLSFNGDIGFDDVTEANSSLGYNCTESNMMSDMAERYMIVPFLEETAGPSNAPDGKVCEEVVTNSDDSCLYLAIHQMKSCDQEPDVNSHYVDLDEGDSFEPHLFTKNLHDLSDVVTSFRPMLLPKETRKRKSVTLVLDLDETLVHSTLEQCDDADFTFQVFFNMKEHTVYVRQRPYLQTFLERVAEMFEVVVFTASLSTYAEELLNILDPEGKLISRRAYRESCIFSDGSYTKDLTVLGVDLAKVAIIDNSPQVFRLQVNNGIPIKSWFDDPSDCALISLLPFLETLVDADDVRPIIAKRFGNKE from the exons ATGCCAGCATTACAAATGAAGACCAAACCTAACATGAGTTGTTTAACAGAAGGCCACGGTCTCCGGGTAAGCAATAAATCATGTAAGATATCCAAAAACTCATCTCTGCAAGTCAGAATATCTCAACAAGAAGCAGAGTTGGACACTTCTCTtcaaaattctcaggatg TGTCTTCCAACATCGAAGTATCTCAACAAGATATGGGACATGACAAAGTTTTCGATGACTCAAAATTGGGGGATGGAGGACCCCTTCAATTTCAAGTGTCACCATTGTCTTCAGTTGATTCTGCAGCTGTTTCAAGAACG GATTTAACATCAACCTTGTGCAATCCAGACTTAGAAACAATCTTCTCACCTTCTTTGGAGTCACCCACCTTCCCTTCAAACTTGGAAACAATTTTCTCACCTGGTTTGGAGCCCAATGATGTTCAGAGTATACCAGAAGTTCAAAACTATGCAG TCGGGAGTGATGAAGTACCTGATGTGCCACATTTGATTGCTGATGAAAGTGATGATGGTAGCAGTAGCTCAAGTGACTATCAAACATGCAATGTATCAGATTTCTTTATATCTGACATGAGTCTTGCTGGTTTATCTTTCAATGGAGACATAGGATTTGATGATGTTACAGAGGCCAATTCCTCTCTTGGTTACAACTGTACTGAATCTAATATGATGTCTGATATGGCTGAGAGATACATGATAGTGCCTTTCCTAGAGGAAACTGCTGGACCAAGCAACGCACCGGACGGTAAGGTGTGTGAAGAGGTGGTGACAAATTCTGATGATTCATGTTTGTATCTGGCAATCCATCAGATGAAATCCTGTGACCAGGAGCCTGATGTTAACTCTCACTATGTTGACTTGGATGAAGGGGACTCTTTTGAGCCacatttgtttaccaaaaatttaCATGACCTATCTGATGTGGTTACATCATTTAGGCCTATGTTGTTGCcaaaggaaacaagaaaaaggaagtCAGTCACCCTAGTACTTGATTTGGATG AAACACTCGTCCACTCAACCTTGGAACAGTGTGATGATGCAGACTTCACCTTTCAGGTTTTCTTCAACATGAAAGAGCACACTGTTTATGTGCGACAAAGGCCTTATCTCCAGACATTCTTggagagagttgcagagatgTTTGAAGTTGTTGTCTTCACTGCCAGTCTAAGTACCTATGCTGAAGAGCTTCTGAATATACTGGATCCGGAAGGAAAGCTTATCTCAAGACGCGCTTATCGTGAATCATGCATCTTTTCAGATGGTAGCTACACCAAAGACTTGACAGTTTTAGGAGTTGATCTGGCAAAAGTTGCCATAATTGACAACTCTCCTCAG GTTTTCCGGTTGCAAGTGAATAATGGGATCCCTATTAAGAGTTGGTTTGATGACCCATCTGACTGTGCACTAATTTCATTACTTCCCTTCTTAGAGACACTGGTTGATGCTGATGATGTCCGTCCTATCATTGCAAAGAGATTCGGTAATAAGGAGTAG